A region from the Camelus ferus isolate YT-003-E chromosome 1, BCGSAC_Cfer_1.0, whole genome shotgun sequence genome encodes:
- the LOC102519664 gene encoding rab GDP dissociation inhibitor beta-like isoform X1, which produces MNEEYDVIVLGTGLTECILSGIMSVNGKKVLHMDRNLYYGGESASIMLLEDLYKRFKIPGAPPASMGRGRDWNVDLIPKFLMANGQLGKMPLFTEVTRYLDFKVTEGSFVYKGGKIYKVPSTEAEALASSLMGLFEKRRFRKFLVFVASFDEKDPRTLEGIDPGKTAMRKVYKKFNLGQDVMDFTGHALALYRTDDYLDQPCVETINRIKLYSESLARYGKNPYLYPLYGLGELPQGFARLSAIYGGTYILNKPIEEIIVQNGKVVGVKSEGEIARCKQLICDPSYMKDRVEKVGQVIRVICIVSHPIKNTSDANSCQIIIPQNQVNCKSDIYVCMISSAHNVAVRGKYIAIVSTTVETKEPKKEIRPALELLELLEQKLVSISDLFVPKDLGTESQIFISRTYDATTHFETACDDIKDIYKRMTGSEFDFEEMKRKKNDIYGED; this is translated from the coding sequence ATGAATGAGGAGTATGACGTGATTGTGCTAGGCACCGGCCTGACGGAGTGTATCCTGTCGGGGATAATGTCTGTGAATGGAAAGAAAGTTCTTCACATGGATAGAAACCTGTATTATGGAGGAGAAAGTGCATCTATAATGCTGCTGGAAGATTTatacaaaagatttaaaatacctGGAGCACCACCAGCATcaatggggagaggaagagactgGAATGTCGACTTGATTCCCAAGTTCCTTATGGCTAATGGTCAGCTGGGTAAGATGCCGCTTTTTACAGAGGTCACTCGCTATCTGGATTTCAAAGTGACTGAAGGGAGTTTTGTCTATAAGGGAGGAAAAATCTACAAGGTTCCTTCCACTGAAGCAGAAGCCCTGGCATCTAGCTTAATGGGGCTGTTTGAAAAACGTCGCTTCAGAAAATTCTTGGTGTTTGTTGCCAGCTTCGATGAGAAAGACCCCAGAACTTTGGAGGGCATCGACCCTGGGAAGACAGCGATGCGAAAGGTGTACAAGAAGTTCAACCTGGGCCAGGATGTCATGGACTTCACCGGGCACGCGCTGGCGCTCTACAGGACTGATGACTATTTAGATCAGCCATGTGTTGAAACCATTAACAGGATTAAACTTTATAGTGAGTCTCTGGCAAGATATGGCAAAAACCCCTACCTTTATCCCCTCTATGGCCTTGGAGAACTGCCACAAGGATTCGCAAGGCTGAGTGCTATTTATGGGGGCACCTACATACTGAATAAACCGATCGAAGAAATCATTGTGCAGAATGGAAAAGTGGTTGGTGTAAAATCTGAAGGAGAGATCGCTCGCTGTAAACAGCTCATCTGTGACCCCAGCTACATGAAAGACCGAGTAGAGAAAGTGGGCCAGGTGATCAGAGTGATCTGCATCGTCAGCCACCCCATCAAGAACACTAGCGATGCCAACTCCTGCCAGATCATTATCCCGCAGAACCAGGTCAACTGCAAGTCAGACATCTATGTCTGCATGATCTCCTCCGCACACAACGTGGCCGTGCGGGGCAAGTACATCGCCATCGTCAGCACAACCGTGGAGACCAAGGAGCCCAAGAAGGAAATCAGACCAGCTCTGGAGCTCTTGGAGCTGCTCGAGCAGAAACTCGTTAGCATCAGTGACCTCTTTGTACCAAAAGATCTAGGGACAGAAAGTCAGATCTTTATATCCCGCACGTACGATGCGACCACTCACTTTGAGACAGCGTGTGATGACATCAAGGACATCTACAAGAGGATGACAGGGTCCGAGTTTGACTTTGAGGAAATGAAGCGCAAGAAAAACGACATCTATGGGGAAGACTAG
- the LOC102519664 gene encoding rab GDP dissociation inhibitor beta-like isoform X2 encodes MSVNGKKVLHMDRNLYYGGESASIMLLEDLYKRFKIPGAPPASMGRGRDWNVDLIPKFLMANGQLGKMPLFTEVTRYLDFKVTEGSFVYKGGKIYKVPSTEAEALASSLMGLFEKRRFRKFLVFVASFDEKDPRTLEGIDPGKTAMRKVYKKFNLGQDVMDFTGHALALYRTDDYLDQPCVETINRIKLYSESLARYGKNPYLYPLYGLGELPQGFARLSAIYGGTYILNKPIEEIIVQNGKVVGVKSEGEIARCKQLICDPSYMKDRVEKVGQVIRVICIVSHPIKNTSDANSCQIIIPQNQVNCKSDIYVCMISSAHNVAVRGKYIAIVSTTVETKEPKKEIRPALELLELLEQKLVSISDLFVPKDLGTESQIFISRTYDATTHFETACDDIKDIYKRMTGSEFDFEEMKRKKNDIYGED; translated from the coding sequence ATGTCTGTGAATGGAAAGAAAGTTCTTCACATGGATAGAAACCTGTATTATGGAGGAGAAAGTGCATCTATAATGCTGCTGGAAGATTTatacaaaagatttaaaatacctGGAGCACCACCAGCATcaatggggagaggaagagactgGAATGTCGACTTGATTCCCAAGTTCCTTATGGCTAATGGTCAGCTGGGTAAGATGCCGCTTTTTACAGAGGTCACTCGCTATCTGGATTTCAAAGTGACTGAAGGGAGTTTTGTCTATAAGGGAGGAAAAATCTACAAGGTTCCTTCCACTGAAGCAGAAGCCCTGGCATCTAGCTTAATGGGGCTGTTTGAAAAACGTCGCTTCAGAAAATTCTTGGTGTTTGTTGCCAGCTTCGATGAGAAAGACCCCAGAACTTTGGAGGGCATCGACCCTGGGAAGACAGCGATGCGAAAGGTGTACAAGAAGTTCAACCTGGGCCAGGATGTCATGGACTTCACCGGGCACGCGCTGGCGCTCTACAGGACTGATGACTATTTAGATCAGCCATGTGTTGAAACCATTAACAGGATTAAACTTTATAGTGAGTCTCTGGCAAGATATGGCAAAAACCCCTACCTTTATCCCCTCTATGGCCTTGGAGAACTGCCACAAGGATTCGCAAGGCTGAGTGCTATTTATGGGGGCACCTACATACTGAATAAACCGATCGAAGAAATCATTGTGCAGAATGGAAAAGTGGTTGGTGTAAAATCTGAAGGAGAGATCGCTCGCTGTAAACAGCTCATCTGTGACCCCAGCTACATGAAAGACCGAGTAGAGAAAGTGGGCCAGGTGATCAGAGTGATCTGCATCGTCAGCCACCCCATCAAGAACACTAGCGATGCCAACTCCTGCCAGATCATTATCCCGCAGAACCAGGTCAACTGCAAGTCAGACATCTATGTCTGCATGATCTCCTCCGCACACAACGTGGCCGTGCGGGGCAAGTACATCGCCATCGTCAGCACAACCGTGGAGACCAAGGAGCCCAAGAAGGAAATCAGACCAGCTCTGGAGCTCTTGGAGCTGCTCGAGCAGAAACTCGTTAGCATCAGTGACCTCTTTGTACCAAAAGATCTAGGGACAGAAAGTCAGATCTTTATATCCCGCACGTACGATGCGACCACTCACTTTGAGACAGCGTGTGATGACATCAAGGACATCTACAAGAGGATGACAGGGTCCGAGTTTGACTTTGAGGAAATGAAGCGCAAGAAAAACGACATCTATGGGGAAGACTAG